In Alkalihalobacillus sp. AL-G, the genomic stretch TGCTCTCATTTCTTCAACACGAGCCTTCATTTCTTGCTCTTGTGCTACGGCCATTGCACGACGTTCTTCCGCCTTTGCTTGAGCGATTTTCTTATCCGCCTCAGCCTGTTCGGTCTGTAATTCTGCTCCAATGTTTTTACCGATATCAACATCGGCGATATCGATGGAGAGGATTTCAAAGGCAGTTCCGGCATCCAGTCCTTTTGTTAATACGGTTTGTGAAATCAAGTCCGGGTTTTCCAACACTTTTTTATGGTTGCCTGAAGAACCGATCGTACTGACGATTCCTTCACCAACTCGAGCGATTACCGTATCTTCACCGGCACCACCGACAAGACGTTCAATGTTTGCCCGAACTGTAATACGAGCTTTCGCTTTAACTTCAATCCCGTCCATCGCCACACCCGCAATAAACGGCGTTTCAATTACTTTCGGATTCACACTCATTTGTACGGCTTCTAAAACATCACGTCCAGCAAGATCGATCGCTGCAGAACGCTCAAAGCTTAATTCAATATTTGCTCGATGTGCAGCGATTAATGCATTGACGACTCTATCAACATTACCACCTGCAAGGTAATGGCTTTCAAGCTGATTAATACTAAGGTCAAGACCGGCTTTCACCGCTTTGATTAATGGATTTACCACTCTTGATGGAATTACACGTCTCAAACGCATTCCGATCAATGTGAAAATACTTATTCTGACACCTGCTGCTAGAGCTGAAATCCAAAGTGCAACGGGCACAAATGTAAATAGTACGATAAGTGCAATCAACACTGCACCTATAATTAGAATTAAAGATAATAAACCTGGATCCATAAGTAAATACCCCCTATATTTTTTTAATCGTTGTTCAAAAAGGAGCTTGAAGTCCTTTTGAGCATCCTCTTCTACTCTTTTAATTCTCTTACTACAATACGAGAACCTTCTGTTTTAATTATTTTAATGGTTTTGTTTGCGGATATGTATCCACCTTCCGTTACAACGTCATACCGTTCATCGTCGATCACTGCAGTCCCTGATGGACGTAACGGTGTAAGGGTAGTACCTGTTGCTCCAATCAGCTCCATTCTTGTTTCATTAGAAATGTAGCCCAGGTCCTTAGACGTTGTATCAAATAAGATCACTTTCCTTAATGGGCCATTATAACCAAAATGCTTTAAAAATAATACTGAAACAATAACCGTTGCTACTAATGCGATCAAGATTGATAACAAGATATTGGTTAAAGAACCACCAGCTAAAATGATCCCAGTCATAATGGCTACAACTCCTACAATACCAAGTATACCTCCAGGAGCAAATATCTCAACTACGATTAAGATGACACCTACCGCGAATAATATTAAGGACTCCCAGCCCGCAAGACCCGCAATCATATGTCCGAAAAAGAATAATAGCAACGAACCGAGACCCAGTGCTCCAGGAATTCCAAAACCAGGCGTATAAAGTTCAAGAACAAGCCCGATACTCCCGATTGAAAGCAATATAGGTACAACAACCGGATGAGTAACGAATCCCGCTATTTTCTCAGCTAAACTTTCCTCAATGTCATTAACCTGTGCATCAGGTATTCCTAAATATTTCAGTAGTTCATCACGGTCCGCTACGATTTTTTCAGCGTACCCAACTTCTAATGCCTGCTCAGCGGTTAACGTAAGTAGTTCTCCTTTTTCGACACCTAGATCCTCAAGGACGACATCCTCATCGGCCATCGCCTTTGCATAGATTGGGTCACGTTCATTCAACTTAGCCGATGCCGTCATCTCGGCAAGCCATGCTGACTGTGCCTTTTTGCCAGCAGCATTTCCCGCTGAATCGATCACTGCAGCAGAACCCATCGTGGTTGAAGGTTGCATGACAATTTGATCCGCATTCAAGGCAATATAAGCACCTGCAGAAAAAGCTTGCTTTGTCACAAACGCAATGACAGGAACATCTGATTCTCTTAAAATTTCAGCAATATTGCCTGCGGCGTCGACCCTACCTCCCGGTGTATCCAGCTCTAAAACAAGGAAATCCGCATGATTTTTCTCAGCGGTGTTCACAGCCCGTTTCAAAAAGCCCTCTAATCCTCTCTCAACGACATCGTGAACCGGTGCAACATAAACTACCGCTTTATCGCTTTCTGCATAGGAAGATTGAAATTGCAGAAGAAATGCCGGGAAGATAAACAATGTGATGAACAGTAACAGCTTTACCTTGTTGATTTTTCGACCCATACCCCCAAGTCCCCCTTTCTTTCCTACCCTATCTACGTATTTATGACCCCTTTGGTTTCATAATATGTAATTTATACATAAAAAATAAGGTTGACTGCATCGAGCCAACCTTACTTTAATGTATTACGATAAGTGCTTTTGAACTAATCGATTCACGAGTCCGCCATCCGCTTTCCCTTTTACTTTGGGCATGATGGCTCCCATGACTTTCCCCATATCCTGTTTAGAGGTGGCTCCAACTTGTTCAACTGTTGCTTTTACAAGCTTTTCAACCTCTTCATCGGATAACTGTTTTGGAAGATACTCATTGAGTACTTCAAGCTCTTGATGTAAGTTTGCGACTAGGTCATCACGACCTGCCTTTTCGAATTCCTGGAGGGAGTCTTTACGTTGTTTAACTTCACGTGAAAGAACTGTCAATTCCTCTTCCTCGTTCAATTCGTGTCCTAACTTGATCGACTCGTTTTGAAGAGAGGCCTTAACCATGCGAATGACCGTCAGTTTTTGTTTCTCTCTGTTTTTCATCGCTTGCTTCATATCTTGATTCAAACGGTCAAGAAGACTCAAATTGAACACCCTCTCTTAGAACTTACGCTTACGAGCTGCTTCAGACTTCTTCTTACGCTTGACGCTGGGCTTTTCGTAGTGCTTACGCTTACGTACCTCAGCCATTGTTCCTTCTTTAGAAACGTTACGCTTAAAGCGACGAAGTGCATCTTCTATAGATTCGTTCTTGCGAACACTTGTTCTAATAGACATTTATTTCCCTCCCTCCAAGCTCCTTCAAAAAAATAGAAAAGGAGCGAAAAACCATATCTTATAACATTATAATATATGCCCTTTTTTCTAGTCAACTTTATTTGGTAATAATCCATGCATTATTTGGTCATGCACTTACGAACTCGTCCATAAAATGAAATGAGGTGGTGATAATCGGATGACAGAAATCGTTTCATTATTTGGCGTCTATCTCATGATCTTTCTGTTTGGGATGACTGTCATGCGGCTAGGATTGAATACAGCATCGCAACACACATTTAAAAAAATGCTTCTAAAGTATACCAATACACCATGGAAAGGATTTCTCCTCGGTATTTTGATTACAGCCATCGTTCAAAGCAGCTCTGCTGTAATGGTCATTCTTGTAGGACTCGTCGCTGCAAATTTAATGTCATTTCGTCAATCCATCGGAATCATTTTAGGAACGAATATCGGGACGACGATTACAACAGAAATTATATCATTTGATTTGGATCAGCTCATTCTTCCGTTTGTTCTTGTTGGTGCGCTTTGTATTTTCATAAAAGGCAGAGCATTTTTTTGTACTGGTTGTGCAGTCTTCGGATTGGGCTGCATGTTTTTAGCAATGAACGGATTTGAATCCCTGGCAAATCCGATTACGAGTTTAAGCTGGATCCAGCACTTTCTTCAGATGACGAACAATCATATTTTTTACGGGTTAGGCCTTGGCACGGCAATGACAGCAATAATACAATCAAGTACAGCTACTACGGCAATTATCATGGCTTTAATGAATGAAAATATCCTATCCCTTTCATCCGGAATTACAATTTTGCTTGGTGCAAATATCGGAACGTGTGTAACGGCACTTCTTGCGTCAATCGGTACAATTCGAGAAGCCAAGTTTGTTGCAATGGCACACATTTGGGTGAATCTGTTCGGTGTCGCGTTTTTCTTGCCATTTCTGAATCTTTTCAGTGAACTAATAAACGTATTAACGTATTTACCAGATGTCCAAATTGCACATGCCAGCGT encodes the following:
- the floA gene encoding flotillin-like protein FloA (flotillin-like protein involved in membrane lipid rafts), with the translated sequence MDPGLLSLILIIGAVLIALIVLFTFVPVALWISALAAGVRISIFTLIGMRLRRVIPSRVVNPLIKAVKAGLDLSINQLESHYLAGGNVDRVVNALIAAHRANIELSFERSAAIDLAGRDVLEAVQMSVNPKVIETPFIAGVAMDGIEVKAKARITVRANIERLVGGAGEDTVIARVGEGIVSTIGSSGNHKKVLENPDLISQTVLTKGLDAGTAFEILSIDIADVDIGKNIGAELQTEQAEADKKIAQAKAEERRAMAVAQEQEMKARVEEMRAKVVEAEAEVPLAMAEALRSGNIGVMDYMNYHNIKADTDMRGSIGKASNPDEDDNSSGGGGTY
- a CDS encoding nodulation protein NfeD codes for the protein MGRKINKVKLLLFITLFIFPAFLLQFQSSYAESDKAVVYVAPVHDVVERGLEGFLKRAVNTAEKNHADFLVLELDTPGGRVDAAGNIAEILRESDVPVIAFVTKQAFSAGAYIALNADQIVMQPSTTMGSAAVIDSAGNAAGKKAQSAWLAEMTASAKLNERDPIYAKAMADEDVVLEDLGVEKGELLTLTAEQALEVGYAEKIVADRDELLKYLGIPDAQVNDIEESLAEKIAGFVTHPVVVPILLSIGSIGLVLELYTPGFGIPGALGLGSLLLFFFGHMIAGLAGWESLILFAVGVILIVVEIFAPGGILGIVGVVAIMTGIILAGGSLTNILLSILIALVATVIVSVLFLKHFGYNGPLRKVILFDTTSKDLGYISNETRMELIGATGTTLTPLRPSGTAVIDDERYDVVTEGGYISANKTIKIIKTEGSRIVVRELKE
- a CDS encoding GatB/YqeY domain-containing protein, with protein sequence MSLLDRLNQDMKQAMKNREKQKLTVIRMVKASLQNESIKLGHELNEEEELTVLSREVKQRKDSLQEFEKAGRDDLVANLHQELEVLNEYLPKQLSDEEVEKLVKATVEQVGATSKQDMGKVMGAIMPKVKGKADGGLVNRLVQKHLS
- the rpsU gene encoding 30S ribosomal protein S21, with product MSIRTSVRKNESIEDALRRFKRNVSKEGTMAEVRKRKHYEKPSVKRKKKSEAARKRKF
- a CDS encoding Na/Pi symporter, with protein sequence MTEIVSLFGVYLMIFLFGMTVMRLGLNTASQHTFKKMLLKYTNTPWKGFLLGILITAIVQSSSAVMVILVGLVAANLMSFRQSIGIILGTNIGTTITTEIISFDLDQLILPFVLVGALCIFIKGRAFFCTGCAVFGLGCMFLAMNGFESLANPITSLSWIQHFLQMTNNHIFYGLGLGTAMTAIIQSSTATTAIIMALMNENILSLSSGITILLGANIGTCVTALLASIGTIREAKFVAMAHIWVNLFGVAFFLPFLNLFSELINVLTYLPDVQIAHASVIFNVISSLLLLPCAGILASFITKIHGRKVA